The following are encoded in a window of Elusimicrobiota bacterium genomic DNA:
- a CDS encoding Lrp/AsnC ligand binding domain-containing protein encodes MKTFVLCKLTPGKEQTAVRAIRAIEGVNEVYMVFGGWDMVLSAESDTVDKLSSLIVSRIRSVDGVAATETLVTTSL; translated from the coding sequence ATGAAGACCTTCGTCTTGTGCAAGCTGACGCCGGGCAAGGAGCAGACGGCCGTGCGCGCGATCCGGGCGATCGAGGGCGTCAACGAGGTGTACATGGTGTTCGGCGGCTGGGACATGGTCCTCTCGGCGGAGTCCGACACCGTCGACAAGCTCTCGAGCCTGATCGTCAGCCGCATCCGCTCGGTGGACGGCGTCGCCGCCACGGAGACCTTGGTCACGACGAGCCTCTGA
- a CDS encoding response regulator gives MTSMPYYLYEEGKPVGPFEAAQLALRPGFKRETLVFPAGATTQDAWKAAASFPDLAKALDPDSSGIFLTAAPPRAEKPVAPPAAAPLPAAPAETTVADPAPALAAPGDKLILVVDDDETVRSFLEMSASLQGFRVLTAVDGLDAGAKLESQTPDLIITDLMMPGQGGYEFLRSLQGGATGRIPVFIVTGSALDDSTIKMIRAEANVVEFVAKPVKMAKFVSALHKTLKTAPR, from the coding sequence GTGACCTCCATGCCGTACTACCTCTATGAAGAGGGAAAGCCGGTCGGTCCGTTCGAGGCCGCGCAGCTGGCCCTGCGCCCGGGATTCAAGAGGGAGACCTTGGTCTTTCCGGCCGGCGCGACCACGCAGGACGCGTGGAAGGCGGCGGCGAGCTTCCCCGACCTGGCGAAGGCGCTGGACCCGGACTCGAGCGGCATCTTCCTGACCGCCGCCCCGCCGCGCGCGGAGAAGCCCGTTGCTCCGCCGGCCGCCGCGCCGCTGCCGGCGGCGCCGGCGGAGACGACCGTGGCCGATCCCGCGCCCGCTCTCGCGGCCCCGGGCGACAAGCTGATCCTGGTCGTCGACGACGACGAGACCGTGCGCAGCTTCCTCGAGATGAGCGCGAGCCTCCAGGGCTTCCGCGTGCTCACGGCGGTCGATGGGCTCGACGCCGGCGCGAAGCTCGAGTCCCAGACGCCGGACCTCATCATCACCGACCTCATGATGCCGGGTCAGGGCGGCTACGAGTTCCTGCGCTCGCTCCAGGGCGGGGCGACCGGGCGCATCCCGGTCTTCATCGTCACCGGCAGCGCGCTCGACGACTCGACGATCAAGATGATCCGCGCGGAGGCGAACGTCGTCGAGTTCGTCGCCAAGCCGGTCAAGATGGCCAAGTTCGTCTCGGCCCTGCACAAGACGCTGAAGACCGCCCCGCGCTGA
- the mtgA gene encoding monofunctional biosynthetic peptidoglycan transglycosylase: MNPASPPRLVRLLLAGLAAASTCAFLAALWVVWLPDVSPLKKSPPATTAYIELRKKQAKAKGRKLDLRWTWVPSGAISEDLKRAVVTAEDDEFWRHDGVDWDAIRAAYERNRKAGRFAAGGSTITMQLARNLYLSPSKNPLRKAKEILIARRLERELGKRRVLELYLNVVEWGKGVFGCEAAARVYFQKSCADLSYEEAVAMAVVLPNPRRWSPAKRGPYVERNSARIMGRIAAADRARAAAAGEPPAETPAGDAADAAGPDATEDPGEDDDAIVEPEVYSGSTTVNSSTGSALGE; this comes from the coding sequence ATGAATCCCGCCAGTCCCCCCCGCCTCGTCCGCCTGCTGCTCGCCGGACTCGCCGCCGCCTCGACGTGCGCGTTCCTGGCCGCCCTCTGGGTGGTATGGCTGCCGGACGTCTCGCCGCTCAAGAAGAGCCCGCCCGCGACCACGGCCTACATCGAGCTGCGCAAGAAGCAGGCGAAGGCCAAGGGCCGCAAGCTCGACCTGCGCTGGACCTGGGTCCCTTCCGGGGCGATATCGGAGGACCTCAAAAGGGCCGTCGTGACCGCCGAGGACGACGAGTTCTGGCGCCACGACGGCGTCGACTGGGACGCGATCCGCGCCGCCTACGAGCGCAACCGCAAGGCGGGGCGTTTCGCCGCCGGCGGCAGCACGATCACGATGCAGCTCGCTCGCAACCTCTATCTGTCGCCGAGCAAGAACCCCCTGCGCAAGGCCAAGGAGATCCTCATCGCGCGGCGCCTCGAGCGCGAGCTCGGCAAGCGGCGCGTCCTGGAGCTCTATCTCAACGTCGTCGAGTGGGGCAAGGGCGTGTTCGGCTGCGAGGCCGCGGCGCGCGTCTACTTCCAGAAATCCTGCGCCGACCTGTCGTACGAGGAAGCCGTCGCGATGGCCGTCGTCCTCCCCAATCCCCGCCGCTGGAGCCCCGCCAAGCGCGGCCCCTACGTGGAGCGCAACTCCGCGCGGATCATGGGCCGCATCGCCGCGGCGGACCGGGCGCGGGCCGCGGCGGCGGGAGAACCCCCGGCCGAGACCCCGGCCGGGGACGCGGCCGACGCCGCGGGACCGGACGCGACCGAGGATCCCGGCGAGGACGACGACGCGATCGTCGAGCCCGAGGTCTACAGCGGCTCGACGACGGTGAACTCCTCGACCGGCTCGGCGCTCGGCGAGTAG
- a CDS encoding orotate phosphoribosyltransferase, producing MSRMNKMDVLGLLQEHGAVASGHFRLASGLHTPVYLQPALVLQYPHVAQKVAKAIASKFLAAVDVVISTGMSSVVLGQEVARAKKSRAIFTERVGGTMAFRRDFRLERGERALVVVDVLTTGRSNGEVVALAQAYGARVVGVAAMVDRSKAPLCLGVPVRSLIGYPLEAASPETCPQCAAGVPLSTAKREIELGSDGE from the coding sequence ATGAGCCGAATGAACAAGATGGACGTGCTGGGCCTGCTTCAGGAGCACGGCGCGGTGGCGAGCGGGCACTTCCGGCTCGCGTCGGGCCTCCACACCCCGGTCTACCTCCAGCCCGCTTTGGTCCTCCAATATCCGCACGTCGCCCAGAAGGTCGCCAAGGCGATCGCGTCCAAGTTCCTGGCCGCGGTCGACGTCGTGATCTCGACGGGCATGAGCTCGGTCGTCCTCGGCCAGGAGGTCGCCCGCGCCAAGAAGAGCCGCGCGATCTTCACCGAGCGCGTCGGCGGCACGATGGCGTTCCGCCGCGATTTCCGCCTGGAGCGCGGCGAGCGCGCGCTCGTCGTCGTGGACGTCCTCACGACGGGCCGCTCGAACGGCGAGGTCGTCGCGCTCGCCCAGGCCTACGGCGCGCGCGTCGTCGGCGTCGCCGCGATGGTGGACCGCTCGAAGGCGCCGCTGTGCCTCGGCGTGCCCGTGCGCAGCCTGATCGGCTATCCGCTCGAGGCCGCCTCGCCCGAGACCTGCCCGCAGTGCGCGGCCGGCGTCCCGCTCTCGACGGCCAAGCGCGAGATCGAGCTCGGCAGCGACGGCGAATGA
- a CDS encoding glycosyltransferase family 4 protein: MAARRVEGLSGAARMIVEHARRLSRGDWEVHVFAEKLDKKALLDAGAVPHWVPAWPWGSWMKRRAFAAAAEGMTKKFDLVHGHGDLLDQDVLSLHNCVHAAHESLHKRPLPEDDAVGRMHSIQLSQGRFRALVANSNLMKDDVTRRFGVPAEKITVIHPGFDSCRFNPGGRADFGAATRAELGVKPGELLYGLVTSGDFEKRGLKPFLRAFAAVARRRSEARALVVGKESRPGPYLALARELGVADRVVFRDPLPEVWRFYHALDVYVHPAKWEEFGMSVLEALACGLPVVTGASVGAAELLKGEARDSVLADPSGEALESSMLAFADAEKRARVGASGPAAALPCAWDRGASALLELYESLIR; encoded by the coding sequence GTGGCGGCACGGCGGGTCGAGGGATTGTCGGGCGCCGCGCGCATGATCGTCGAGCACGCGCGCCGCCTCTCCCGCGGGGATTGGGAGGTGCACGTCTTCGCGGAGAAGCTCGACAAGAAGGCGCTGCTCGACGCCGGCGCGGTCCCGCACTGGGTCCCGGCCTGGCCCTGGGGCTCGTGGATGAAGCGGCGCGCCTTCGCGGCCGCGGCCGAGGGGATGACGAAAAAATTCGATCTCGTGCACGGCCACGGCGACCTGCTCGACCAGGACGTGCTGAGCCTGCACAACTGCGTTCATGCCGCGCATGAATCCCTTCATAAACGCCCTCTACCCGAGGACGACGCCGTGGGGCGCATGCACTCGATCCAGTTGTCGCAGGGGCGCTTCCGCGCGCTCGTCGCGAACTCGAACCTGATGAAGGACGACGTGACGCGCCGCTTCGGAGTGCCCGCCGAGAAGATCACGGTGATCCATCCCGGGTTCGACTCGTGCCGCTTCAATCCCGGAGGACGCGCGGACTTCGGCGCCGCGACGCGCGCCGAGCTCGGGGTGAAGCCCGGGGAGCTCCTCTACGGCCTCGTCACCTCCGGGGACTTCGAGAAGCGCGGCTTGAAGCCCTTCCTGCGCGCCTTCGCCGCCGTCGCGCGGAGGCGCTCCGAGGCGCGCGCTTTGGTCGTCGGCAAGGAGTCGCGCCCGGGTCCTTACCTCGCGCTCGCGCGCGAGCTTGGGGTCGCGGATCGCGTCGTCTTCCGCGACCCGCTCCCCGAGGTCTGGCGCTTCTACCACGCGCTCGACGTCTACGTCCATCCCGCGAAGTGGGAGGAGTTCGGCATGAGCGTGCTCGAGGCCCTCGCCTGCGGCCTGCCCGTGGTCACCGGCGCCTCGGTCGGCGCCGCCGAGCTCCTGAAGGGGGAGGCCCGGGACTCCGTCCTCGCGGACCCTTCCGGCGAGGCCCTCGAGTCGTCGATGCTCGCCTTCGCCGACGCGGAAAAGCGCGCCCGCGTCGGAGCTTCCGGTCCCGCCGCCGCGCTCCCCTGCGCCTGGGACCGCGGCGCCTCCGCCCTCCTCGAACTGTACGAAAGCCTAATAAGGTAA
- a CDS encoding AsmA family protein, whose amino-acid sequence MEGPKGALRLLAAAFRTVLRGFGLSFVVLVLIVAGVGIYAQHKFGPEEARAIAVSQLQALLHREVTIEKMILSPRGLKIKGLRVRRASGSEGDQLVCDTALVTVKLRPLLRRRLEFDAVRLESPQIFLTREADGTWDIADLFTATKAAPGGALPLALAAAETIVNDGVLKFDDRKRGRKISFERLTLRADSFDQDQPFPLELSFVNAVTFGTRTLTTSVSAEGVMDLAGLRWSSATATAHRFTAEADGVTVTGSGSVAGFQRPVFEIEADVPALGAERWPRWTGRDLKLSLPATKVSARVNWSAQTIWNVERLAVATPAGTANASGVFDLTSDTASLSARIATKDAVLENLKDWHPSWAARDPRGKAALSGTIEGKLGALQLKEAVISLRGFGADWGDRRVEILDLDAFVTDEFASVKASVTKGRVVAYGNAFDDIAVTLSVAKQTLTVENLALRWGESRLRLRGRVDRLSAPKEVLISGNLDKIVWEDAQKLVTGIAASISTRTLSPQELERRQARPWVSTFKYVIPRGFPDTAGHLRVTEVRQENFWCKDLDLLWSIRGVTPALDKVGGEARVRFGPGRVADIPAVQDSHKLLRVIFLPFIYMHKMNKFSIFSTATAYPKTLDFQRIESEYGLTKGVATTRYFHVDSPQLAAFAEGTADFAREQVDMNVLTRLAKYDGVLPEWWVDEAGRPSIGFRVKGDLNKPELEPRFKKIPVDEIERKLEEGRSSGKKRFDAIEKLQTL is encoded by the coding sequence ATGGAAGGCCCTAAAGGGGCGCTTCGACTCCTTGCCGCCGCCTTCCGGACCGTGCTCCGCGGTTTCGGCCTCTCCTTCGTCGTCCTGGTCCTGATCGTCGCCGGCGTCGGGATCTACGCCCAGCACAAGTTCGGCCCGGAGGAGGCGCGCGCCATCGCCGTCTCGCAGCTTCAGGCCCTGCTGCACCGCGAGGTCACGATCGAGAAGATGATCCTCAGCCCGCGCGGCCTGAAGATCAAGGGCCTGCGCGTGCGCCGCGCCTCCGGCTCCGAGGGCGACCAGCTCGTCTGCGACACGGCGCTCGTCACCGTCAAGCTCCGCCCGCTGCTGCGCCGCCGCCTCGAGTTCGACGCGGTGCGCCTGGAGTCTCCCCAGATCTTCCTGACGCGCGAGGCGGACGGGACCTGGGACATCGCGGACCTGTTCACGGCCACGAAGGCCGCGCCCGGCGGCGCCCTGCCGCTGGCGCTCGCCGCGGCGGAGACCATCGTCAACGACGGCGTCCTCAAGTTCGACGACCGCAAGCGGGGCCGGAAGATCTCCTTCGAGCGGCTCACGCTGCGCGCCGACAGCTTCGACCAGGATCAGCCCTTCCCTCTCGAGCTGTCCTTCGTCAACGCCGTCACGTTCGGCACGCGCACGCTGACGACGAGCGTCTCGGCCGAGGGCGTCATGGACCTCGCCGGCCTGCGCTGGTCGAGCGCCACGGCGACCGCGCACCGGTTCACGGCCGAGGCGGACGGCGTCACGGTCACGGGCTCGGGCTCGGTCGCCGGCTTCCAGCGCCCCGTCTTCGAGATCGAGGCCGACGTGCCCGCCCTCGGGGCCGAGCGCTGGCCGCGCTGGACCGGCCGCGACCTCAAGCTGTCCCTGCCCGCGACGAAGGTGAGCGCTCGCGTGAACTGGTCCGCGCAGACGATCTGGAACGTCGAGCGCCTCGCCGTGGCGACGCCCGCGGGCACGGCGAACGCGAGCGGCGTCTTCGACCTGACCTCGGACACCGCCTCCCTGAGCGCCCGGATCGCGACGAAGGACGCGGTGCTCGAGAACCTCAAGGACTGGCATCCGTCCTGGGCCGCCCGAGATCCCCGCGGCAAGGCCGCCCTGAGCGGCACCATCGAGGGCAAGCTCGGCGCCCTGCAGCTCAAGGAGGCCGTGATCAGCCTGCGCGGCTTCGGTGCGGACTGGGGCGACCGCCGCGTCGAGATCCTCGACCTGGACGCGTTCGTCACCGACGAGTTCGCCTCGGTCAAGGCCTCGGTCACGAAGGGCCGGGTCGTCGCGTACGGCAACGCCTTCGACGACATCGCCGTCACCCTGTCGGTGGCCAAGCAGACCCTGACCGTCGAGAACCTCGCGCTGCGCTGGGGAGAGTCCCGCCTGCGCCTGAGGGGGCGCGTGGACCGCCTTTCCGCGCCGAAGGAGGTCCTGATCTCCGGCAACCTCGATAAGATCGTGTGGGAGGACGCCCAGAAGCTCGTGACCGGCATCGCGGCCTCGATCTCGACGCGCACGCTGTCGCCGCAGGAGCTGGAGCGCCGCCAGGCCCGGCCGTGGGTCAGCACCTTCAAGTACGTCATCCCGCGCGGCTTCCCGGACACCGCCGGCCACCTGCGCGTGACCGAGGTGAGGCAGGAGAACTTCTGGTGCAAGGACCTCGACCTGCTCTGGTCGATCCGCGGCGTGACGCCCGCGCTCGACAAGGTCGGCGGCGAGGCCCGCGTGCGCTTCGGCCCCGGGCGCGTGGCGGACATCCCGGCGGTGCAGGACTCCCACAAGCTGCTGCGGGTGATCTTCCTCCCTTTCATCTACATGCACAAGATGAACAAGTTCTCCATCTTCAGCACGGCCACCGCCTACCCGAAGACCCTCGACTTCCAGAGGATCGAGAGCGAATACGGCCTGACCAAGGGCGTCGCCACGACGCGCTACTTCCACGTCGACTCCCCGCAGCTCGCCGCGTTCGCCGAGGGTACCGCCGACTTCGCCCGCGAGCAGGTGGACATGAACGTCCTGACGCGCCTGGCGAAGTACGACGGCGTCCTGCCCGAGTGGTGGGTGGACGAGGCCGGCCGCCCGTCCATCGGCTTCCGCGTGAAGGGCGACCTCAACAAGCCCGAGCTCGAGCCGCGTTTTAAGAAAATCCCCGTGGATGAAATCGAGCGGAAGCTCGAGGAAGGCCGCTCCTCGGGCAAGAAGCGCTTCGACGCGATCGAGAAGCTGCAGACTCTGTGA
- a CDS encoding response regulator, which yields MSDTAGAPSSKLVLLVDDDESLLDLMDHVVKKAGFRTERAEDGIEALAKVAALEPDAIVLDFMLPSMGGYEALRELQSRGFGHIPIIVVTGRAMDAKSIEMVRQEPNVKDFLQKPVRPAMLTVALHNLLGTAPPGDAA from the coding sequence ATGAGCGATACCGCCGGAGCGCCGTCCAGCAAGCTCGTCCTGCTCGTCGACGACGACGAGTCCCTGCTCGACCTGATGGACCACGTCGTCAAGAAGGCCGGCTTCCGCACCGAGCGCGCGGAGGACGGCATCGAGGCCCTGGCCAAGGTCGCCGCGCTCGAGCCCGACGCGATCGTGCTCGACTTCATGCTGCCCAGCATGGGCGGCTACGAGGCCCTGCGCGAGCTCCAGTCCCGCGGCTTCGGCCACATCCCGATCATCGTCGTCACCGGCCGCGCGATGGACGCCAAGAGCATCGAGATGGTGCGCCAGGAGCCGAACGTGAAGGACTTCCTTCAGAAGCCCGTGCGCCCGGCGATGCTCACCGTGGCGCTGCACAACCTGCTGGGCACCGCGCCGCCCGGCGACGCGGCATGA
- a CDS encoding glycosyltransferase family 39 protein — protein MTRRGRDLLIVAAFTGLALFPFLGKAFHVDEPFFLAIARRILRDPLHPFAFRFNWYGDAVPMSSINNTPPLLAYLLAAALRLTGGGETAMRLAFLPFDLASSLALYLLAARYLKRPLLPALIVVASPAYMIDMNHLMAEKVMAGFAFPSLYALARGAEEDRPAWLWASAALFAAALLAKYNAIFLALPALCLLWGRVPPRRLAGYFALAAAPLACWLLGGALLRSGAWDSAAGVTADASRMYWSAWSHKLRSFLSFTGGCGVVVAFWPLLARPSKALVAACAAAAIVLFLPAFDLAPLVRPVDRAAGVLFSFGALLALSALFRAEGRGARLWAAWTASVSALLLFAYWAILARLVLFLIPPLVFSLAEALEARWPEKRLRLAQAVSLAGVAALSVLLSIVDFQYAGAQRTMAREAAAERAAKGGRLWCAGHWGLQHYVEEAGGAVLDASAGGWSGVRPGDAVIVPRVNSNILRPAGSLKAVVREVRVGSPIPLRLISGWTGEAGFYSNGFGFLPYSPSAEPVEEFTVVEPL, from the coding sequence GTGACGCGGCGCGGCCGGGACCTCCTGATCGTCGCCGCCTTCACCGGGCTCGCGCTTTTCCCGTTCCTGGGGAAGGCGTTCCACGTCGACGAGCCTTTCTTCCTCGCCATCGCGCGCCGGATACTGCGCGACCCCCTGCACCCGTTCGCCTTCCGGTTCAACTGGTACGGCGACGCCGTGCCGATGTCGAGCATCAACAACACGCCGCCGCTGCTGGCCTACCTCCTGGCGGCGGCTCTGCGCCTCACCGGGGGCGGCGAGACGGCGATGCGCCTGGCCTTCCTGCCTTTCGACCTGGCGTCGAGCCTGGCGCTCTACCTCCTGGCGGCGCGCTATCTGAAGCGTCCGCTGCTGCCCGCGCTCATCGTCGTCGCCTCGCCCGCCTACATGATCGACATGAACCACCTGATGGCGGAGAAGGTCATGGCGGGCTTCGCCTTCCCGAGCCTCTACGCGCTCGCGCGCGGCGCGGAGGAGGACCGGCCGGCCTGGCTGTGGGCCTCGGCCGCGCTGTTCGCCGCCGCGCTGCTGGCGAAATACAACGCGATCTTCCTCGCCCTGCCGGCGTTGTGCCTTCTGTGGGGACGCGTTCCTCCTCGGCGTCTGGCGGGATACTTCGCCTTGGCGGCCGCGCCGCTGGCGTGCTGGCTGTTGGGGGGAGCCCTTCTCCGCAGCGGGGCGTGGGATTCGGCGGCGGGCGTGACGGCGGACGCGTCGCGGATGTACTGGTCCGCCTGGTCCCACAAGCTGCGCTCGTTCCTGTCCTTCACCGGGGGCTGCGGCGTCGTCGTCGCGTTCTGGCCCCTGCTGGCGAGGCCGTCGAAAGCCCTGGTCGCCGCCTGCGCCGCCGCGGCGATCGTCTTGTTCCTGCCCGCGTTCGACCTCGCCCCGCTCGTGCGTCCCGTCGACCGCGCGGCCGGCGTCCTGTTCTCCTTCGGAGCCCTGCTCGCCCTGTCGGCCCTCTTCCGCGCCGAGGGCCGCGGCGCGAGGCTGTGGGCCGCGTGGACCGCCTCGGTGTCGGCCCTCCTGCTGTTCGCTTATTGGGCGATCCTCGCCCGGCTCGTCCTGTTCCTGATCCCGCCGCTGGTCTTCTCGCTGGCGGAGGCGCTCGAGGCGCGCTGGCCCGAAAAGCGTCTGCGCCTCGCGCAGGCGGTCAGCCTCGCCGGGGTCGCGGCCCTGAGCGTGCTGCTGTCCATCGTCGACTTTCAGTACGCCGGGGCTCAGCGGACGATGGCCCGCGAGGCCGCCGCGGAGCGCGCGGCGAAGGGCGGGCGCCTCTGGTGCGCCGGCCATTGGGGCCTGCAGCACTACGTCGAGGAGGCCGGCGGAGCCGTGCTCGACGCCTCCGCGGGCGGCTGGTCCGGGGTCCGGCCCGGCGACGCCGTCATCGTGCCCCGCGTCAACTCCAACATCCTGAGGCCGGCGGGGAGCCTCAAGGCCGTCGTGCGCGAGGTCCGCGTCGGCAGCCCGATCCCGCTGCGCCTCATCAGCGGCTGGACCGGGGAGGCCGGCTTCTACTCCAACGGCTTCGGCTTCCTGCCCTACTCGCCGAGCGCCGAGCCGGTCGAGGAGTTCACCGTCGTCGAGCCGCTGTAG
- a CDS encoding response regulator yields MAEPEEKAKLVLIIDDDDGVRDLLTFMIKKEGFRAEVAVDGEDGVQKAERLKPDLILLDLMMPRYGGFEVLRQLQGSDLSLIPIVIITGRYTDRSTAEMIRQESNVVDFLEKPLKPSVLVATLERLLRPRAPEAA; encoded by the coding sequence ATGGCCGAACCCGAAGAAAAGGCGAAGCTCGTCCTGATCATCGACGACGACGACGGCGTGCGCGACCTCCTGACCTTCATGATCAAGAAGGAGGGCTTCCGCGCGGAGGTCGCCGTGGACGGCGAGGACGGCGTGCAGAAGGCGGAGCGCCTCAAGCCCGACCTGATCCTCCTCGACCTGATGATGCCCCGCTACGGCGGGTTCGAGGTCCTGCGCCAGCTGCAGGGAAGCGACCTCTCCCTCATCCCGATCGTGATCATCACCGGCCGCTACACCGACCGCTCGACCGCCGAGATGATCCGCCAGGAATCCAACGTCGTGGACTTCCTCGAGAAGCCGCTCAAGCCCAGCGTGCTCGTCGCGACGCTCGAGCGCCTCCTCAGGCCGCGAGCCCCGGAGGCCGCATGA